A genomic segment from Capra hircus breed San Clemente chromosome 7, ASM170441v1, whole genome shotgun sequence encodes:
- the LOC102183587 gene encoding olfactory receptor 7A10-like, with protein sequence MELGNDTEISEFLLLGFSQEPEQQPLIFGLFFSMYLITVFGNLLIILAVISDAHLHTPMYFFLTNLSFVDICFTSTTIPKMLRNVQTQSKVITYEACITQIYFFLLSAVLDIFLLTVMAYDRFVAICHPLHYMVIMNPRLCFLLVLVSWTISVLNSLLQSLILLQLSFCTVVEIPNFFCDLSQITQLACSDTFLNNMVMYLTVVLLGGGPLAGILYSYSKIVSCICRISSVQGKYKAFSTCASHLSVVSLFFCTSLGVYLSSAATHSSHSSATASVMYTVVTPMLNPFIYSLRNKDLKGALKRFFVMASLKRLIILDLEKCPKFQISKSQSQ encoded by the coding sequence ATGGAATTGGGGAATGATACAGAAATTTCAgagtttcttcttctgggattctcaCAGGAACCAGAACAGCAGCCCCTCATATTTGGACTTTTTTTCTCTATGTACCTGATCACCGTGTTTGGAAACCTGCTCATCATCCTGGCAGTCATCTCAGATGCCCACCtacacacccccatgtactttttTCTCACCAATCTGTCCTTCGTAGACATCTGTTTCACTTCTACCACTATCCCAAAGATGTTGAGGAATGTCCAGACCCAGAGCAAAGTTATAACCTATGAAGCCTGCAtcacacaaatttattttttcctactgtCTGCAGTATTGGACATCTTCCTCCTCacagtgatggcctatgaccgctttgTGGCCATCTGTCACCCCCTGCACTACATGGTCATTATGAACCCTAGGCTCTGCTTTCTGCTGGTTCTGGTGTCCTGGACCATCAGTGTCCTGAATTCCTTGTTACAAAGTTTAATTTTGTTACAGCTTTCATTTTGCACTGTTGTGGAAATCCCTAACTTTTTTTGTGACCTCAGTCAGATAACCCAACTTGCCTGTTCTGACACCTTTCTTAATAATATGGTAATGTATCTTACAGTTGTGCTTCTGGGTGGTGGTCCCCTGGCTGGTATCCTTTATTCTTACTCAAAAATAGTTTCCTGTATATGCAGAATCTCATCAGTTCAGGGAAAGTATAAAGCATTTTCCACCTGTGCATCTCACCTCTCAGTTGTCTCCTTATTCTTTTGTACGAGCCTAGGAGTGTACCTTAGCTCTGCTGCTACCCACAGCTCACACTCGAGTGCAACAGCCTCAGTGATGTACACTGTGGTCAcacccatgctgaaccccttTATCTACAGTCTGAGAAACAAAGACTTAAAGGGGGC